In the genome of Enterococcus hirae ATCC 9790, one region contains:
- a CDS encoding diacylglycerol kinase yields MKKARVIYNPTSGKELLKKNLADILQALEDSGYEASAYATTPEKNSAKNEARRAAENGFDLVVAAGGDGTINEVVNGIAPLEHRPKMAIIPAGTTNDYARALKIPRDDIKAAAEVIKKNQTVKMDIGQTEDSYFINIAAGGYLTELTYEVPSELKSIFGYLAYLAKGAEMLPRVKPIKMRLKYDEGEYIGNASMFFLGLTNSVGGFEKIAPDAKLDDGKFSLIIVKTANIFEILHIAALMLNGGRHVDDSRVIYTKTSSLYVETEDDINRPVMINLDGEYGGNAPMHFQNLHQHIEFYANIDQIPDEAITGSEEELEEVSKEFVKEVERLTDEDIDGDGKIADKEK; encoded by the coding sequence ATGAAAAAAGCTCGTGTTATTTATAATCCAACTTCTGGCAAAGAATTGTTGAAAAAAAATCTAGCGGATATCCTCCAAGCCTTGGAGGATTCTGGCTATGAAGCAAGTGCGTATGCGACAACACCAGAAAAAAATTCTGCCAAAAATGAAGCAAGAAGAGCAGCAGAAAATGGATTTGATCTGGTGGTAGCTGCGGGAGGCGATGGGACAATCAATGAGGTTGTTAACGGTATTGCACCGCTTGAGCATCGTCCTAAAATGGCGATTATCCCAGCAGGTACTACTAACGATTACGCACGTGCGTTAAAGATTCCACGGGATGATATCAAAGCCGCAGCTGAAGTTATCAAGAAGAATCAGACGGTTAAGATGGATATCGGTCAAACGGAAGATAGCTACTTTATCAACATCGCTGCGGGTGGTTATTTAACGGAGTTAACTTATGAAGTTCCTTCAGAACTAAAGAGTATTTTCGGCTATTTGGCATATTTAGCTAAAGGAGCAGAGATGCTGCCTCGAGTGAAACCAATCAAAATGCGCTTGAAATATGATGAAGGAGAATACATCGGGAATGCCTCTATGTTCTTTTTAGGACTCACTAATTCAGTCGGCGGGTTCGAAAAGATTGCTCCTGATGCCAAGCTAGACGATGGTAAATTTTCATTAATTATTGTCAAAACAGCGAATATTTTTGAAATTTTGCATATCGCAGCCTTGATGTTGAATGGTGGGCGCCATGTAGATGATTCTCGAGTGATTTATACGAAAACCAGCAGTTTGTATGTCGAAACAGAAGACGATATCAACCGACCGGTCATGATCAACTTAGACGGCGAATATGGTGGAAATGCACCTATGCACTTCCAAAACCTTCATCAACATATTGAATTTTATGCAAACATCGACCAAATTCCAGATGAAGCAATTACTGGTTCCGAAGAGGAGTTAGAAGAGGTCAGCAAAGAATTTGTCAAAGAAGTTGAGCGTTTGACTGATGAAGACATAGACGGTGACGGCAAGATTGCAGATAAAGAAAAATGA
- a CDS encoding ClC family H(+)/Cl(-) exchange transporter yields the protein MKAKTLFKHVDKTQLYYILKGVLVGLLTGGIVSIFRLAIEKFGELTEQVYLHSQQEPLYLAFILAASIIIAIFVGFLIKSDPDIKGSGIPQVEGQLQGELTVSWFSVLWKKFIGGVLSVGSGLFLGREGPSIQLGAVVGEGTSQLLNSSSAEKKILISSGASAGLAAAFNAPIAGLLFVLEEIHHSFSPLVWLTSFTSAITANFVSLYFFGLKPVLSLGKIPSLPLKYYGFLIILGIILGVLGYIYQIVLLSLPKFYRKLPIPAHFHGIVPFLLVLPIGYFWPTILGGGNQIIITSGHAFYPLTLIAGLFILRFFFSMVSYGASLPGGIFLPILTLGALIGAFYGGALVNLVGMNPIYVKDFLVIAMAGYFTAIGKAPLTAIILVTEMVGSLNHLMPLGVVSLFAYVSNDLLGGNPIYESLLERLIQQEKQPILVGKTTFDFPITAESTLDGRMVRDFNWPKHMLLVSIIRGNKEILTHGDTIMNVGDILVILTDERHLSSVRKTIVARSSILTTKQAF from the coding sequence ATGAAAGCAAAAACATTATTTAAACATGTCGACAAAACACAACTATATTATATTTTAAAAGGGGTCTTAGTTGGGTTGCTCACTGGCGGTATCGTTAGCATTTTTCGCTTGGCGATTGAGAAATTTGGTGAATTGACCGAACAAGTTTACCTTCATAGTCAACAAGAACCTTTATATTTAGCATTTATCTTAGCAGCTTCAATTATTATTGCTATTTTTGTGGGATTTCTTATCAAAAGCGATCCCGATATTAAAGGAAGCGGCATTCCCCAAGTTGAAGGACAATTACAAGGAGAATTAACAGTCTCATGGTTTTCTGTTCTATGGAAAAAATTTATTGGAGGCGTGTTATCGGTTGGTTCCGGTTTATTCTTAGGTCGAGAAGGTCCATCAATCCAGTTAGGCGCAGTGGTGGGTGAAGGAACAAGCCAATTATTAAACAGCTCTTCGGCTGAAAAGAAAATTCTTATCTCTAGCGGAGCGAGTGCGGGATTAGCAGCAGCATTTAATGCACCGATTGCTGGGTTATTATTTGTTTTAGAAGAAATCCATCATTCTTTCTCTCCATTAGTTTGGCTGACATCCTTTACATCAGCGATCACTGCTAATTTTGTGTCACTTTATTTTTTCGGTTTGAAACCTGTATTGTCTCTAGGAAAAATTCCGTCTTTACCGTTAAAATATTATGGTTTTTTAATTATTCTAGGTATTATTCTCGGTGTGCTAGGGTATATTTATCAGATCGTTTTGCTTAGCTTACCAAAATTTTATCGAAAGCTGCCGATTCCTGCACACTTTCACGGAATCGTTCCTTTTCTTTTAGTTTTGCCGATTGGCTATTTTTGGCCAACAATCCTAGGGGGCGGAAACCAGATCATCATCACTTCAGGACATGCCTTTTACCCATTAACATTGATTGCAGGTCTGTTTATCTTACGGTTTTTCTTTTCTATGGTTTCATATGGCGCCAGTTTACCGGGCGGGATTTTTTTACCAATCCTAACTTTAGGTGCGCTGATTGGAGCATTTTATGGAGGGGCTTTAGTGAACTTAGTTGGTATGAATCCGATTTATGTCAAAGACTTTCTCGTGATTGCGATGGCAGGTTACTTTACAGCAATCGGAAAAGCCCCGTTGACTGCAATTATCTTAGTAACGGAGATGGTCGGTTCTTTGAATCATTTGATGCCTTTAGGTGTCGTTTCACTCTTCGCTTACGTTAGCAATGATTTATTAGGAGGCAATCCGATTTACGAATCTTTACTCGAGCGATTGATTCAACAAGAAAAACAACCAATATTAGTCGGCAAAACAACCTTTGATTTTCCAATCACTGCGGAAAGTACATTGGATGGACGAATGGTCAGAGATTTCAATTGGCCAAAACATATGTTACTCGTTTCCATTATTAGAGGAAATAAAGAGATTTTAACTCATGGGGATACAATCATGAATGTTGGCGACATTTTAGTCATCTTAACCGATGAACGTCATCTTTCAAGCGTACGGAAAACGATTGTTGCTCGCTCTTCGATTTTAACGACGAAACAAGCCTTTTAG
- the gatC gene encoding Asp-tRNA(Asn)/Glu-tRNA(Gln) amidotransferase subunit GatC, with translation MAISEEQVKHVAKLAKLAFADEELASFTDQLGKIIDMVEMLEEVDTEGVPFTSNVVETVNVMRQDRASAGWDRDELLRNVPEKEDGFIKVPAIIDNGEAGA, from the coding sequence ATGGCGATCAGTGAAGAACAAGTAAAACACGTTGCCAAATTAGCAAAACTTGCGTTCGCAGATGAAGAACTTGCAAGTTTTACTGATCAATTAGGGAAAATCATTGATATGGTGGAAATGCTTGAGGAAGTTGATACAGAAGGTGTTCCATTTACATCAAATGTGGTTGAAACAGTGAACGTTATGCGACAAGACCGAGCAAGTGCTGGTTGGGATCGCGATGAATTGTTGAGAAATGTACCAGAAAAAGAAGATGGCTTTATCAAAGTGCCAGCAATTATTGACAATGGGGAGGCTGGCGCATAA
- the gatB gene encoding Asp-tRNA(Asn)/Glu-tRNA(Gln) amidotransferase subunit GatB — translation MNFETIIGLEVHVELKTNSKIFSPAPAHFGAEPNSNTNVIDWGYPGVLPVMNKAALEFGMRAALALNCEISKDTHFDRKNYFYPDNPKAYQISQFDQPIGHDGWIEIEVEGKKKKIRIERVHLEEDAGKNMHGIGGYSYVDLNRQGTPLIEIVSEADMRSPEEAYAYLEALRSIIQFTEVSDVKMEEGSMRCDANISLRPYGQEEFGTKAELKNLNSLSFVKKGLAFEEKRQAKVLLSGGEIQQETRRFDETTNKTILMRVKEGSSDYRYFPEPDIPKFMIDDEWIQKVKASLPEMPASRRQRYIQELGLPEYDAMVLTLSKEMSDFFEATLENGADAKQASNWLMGEVSAYLNSEKLELAQTNLTPENLAGMIRLIADGTISSKIAKKVFRELITNGGDAQDVVEKNGWVQLSDPSKLLPIINEILDNNQQSVDDFKNGKDRAVGFLVGQIMKATKGQANPGVVNKLLQEELAKR, via the coding sequence ATGAACTTTGAAACAATCATTGGGCTTGAAGTCCACGTTGAGTTAAAGACCAACTCAAAAATTTTCTCTCCAGCTCCTGCACATTTTGGAGCTGAACCAAACAGCAATACAAATGTGATCGACTGGGGATATCCTGGTGTTTTACCAGTAATGAATAAAGCAGCATTAGAATTTGGTATGCGAGCAGCACTCGCTTTGAACTGTGAAATTTCTAAAGACACACATTTTGATCGTAAAAATTATTTTTACCCAGATAATCCAAAAGCTTACCAAATCTCACAATTTGATCAACCCATTGGGCATGACGGTTGGATCGAGATCGAAGTTGAAGGTAAGAAAAAGAAAATACGGATCGAACGTGTTCACTTAGAAGAAGATGCTGGTAAGAACATGCATGGTATTGGTGGCTATTCTTACGTTGACTTAAACCGTCAAGGGACACCATTGATCGAGATCGTTTCTGAAGCTGATATGCGTTCACCAGAAGAAGCCTATGCTTATCTAGAAGCATTGCGTTCAATCATCCAATTTACTGAAGTTAGTGATGTGAAAATGGAAGAAGGTTCTATGCGCTGTGATGCCAATATTTCTTTACGACCTTATGGACAGGAAGAATTTGGAACAAAAGCAGAGTTGAAAAACTTAAACTCCCTTTCATTTGTTAAAAAAGGTCTAGCCTTCGAAGAAAAACGTCAAGCAAAAGTCTTACTTTCTGGTGGAGAAATCCAACAAGAGACACGACGTTTTGACGAAACAACTAATAAAACAATTTTGATGCGTGTCAAAGAAGGTTCTAGCGATTATCGTTATTTCCCTGAACCTGATATTCCTAAATTTATGATTGACGATGAATGGATCCAAAAAGTGAAAGCAAGCTTGCCGGAAATGCCTGCTTCTCGTCGTCAACGTTATATCCAAGAATTAGGGTTACCAGAGTATGATGCAATGGTTCTAACTCTATCAAAAGAAATGTCTGACTTCTTTGAAGCGACTTTAGAGAATGGTGCGGATGCAAAACAGGCATCTAACTGGTTAATGGGTGAAGTATCTGCTTACTTGAACAGTGAGAAACTAGAATTAGCTCAAACGAACTTGACTCCTGAAAATCTAGCAGGCATGATTCGTCTGATTGCAGATGGTACGATTAGTTCTAAGATTGCGAAAAAAGTATTCCGAGAATTGATCACAAATGGTGGCGACGCACAAGATGTCGTTGAAAAAAATGGTTGGGTTCAGTTGTCTGATCCAAGCAAACTATTACCAATTATCAACGAAATCTTAGATAATAACCAACAATCAGTAGATGACTTCAAAAACGGAAAAGATCGTGCGGTTGGTTTCTTAGTAGGACAAATCATGAAAGCAACTAAAGGTCAAGCCAATCCAGGTGTCGTTAATAAACTGTTGCAAGAAGAATTAGCAAAACGCTAG
- the ligA gene encoding NAD-dependent DNA ligase LigA — protein sequence MEHEMTIDEAAKRAEELRSRLNRWSREYYVEDKPTVEDYVYDQEYAELVAIEEQYPDLITSDSPTQRVGGKVLSGFEKVTHDIPLYSLNDVFSKDELFAFDQRVQKAIGRPVDYCCELKIDGLSVSLRYENGEFVRGATRGDGTVGENITENLKTVRSVPLKLKDAISIEVRGECFMPKKSFVQLNQAREAEGKDIFANPRNAAAGSLRQLDSKITAKRNLDTFLYTVADFGPMKATTQYDALEELEQIGFHTNHEKRLCHSIDEVWSFIEEYHEKRMDLTYEIDGIVIKVNDFSLQDQLGFTVKAPRWATAYKFPPEEVETKIEEIEWTVGRTGVVTPTAIMTPVRVAGTTVSRASLHNGDYIKLKDIRLNDIVRIYKAGDIIPEVAQVVLDQRPADSEPYVLPTHCPICHSELVHLDEEVALRCINPKCPAQIKEGLNHFVSRNAMNIDGLGPRVLAQMYDKQLVTDVADLYKLTEEELLTLDKIKEKSANNILTAIHDSKDNSVERLIFGLGIRHVGSKAAKILAEHFGDLETLSKSDFESIIVLDTIGDTIADSVVTYFSNEEVHDLMSELKQAGVNFEYKGIRSSQIETIDSPFKEKTVVLTGKLTRFTREEAKETIENLGGKVTGSVSKKTDIVVAGEDAGSKLTKAQELGIDVWSEEKMAEALADSHFN from the coding sequence ATGGAACATGAAATGACAATTGATGAAGCTGCAAAACGAGCAGAAGAACTACGATCTCGGTTAAATCGTTGGTCCAGAGAATATTATGTTGAAGATAAACCAACTGTCGAAGATTATGTTTATGATCAAGAATATGCTGAATTAGTAGCAATTGAAGAGCAATATCCTGATTTAATCACTTCGGATTCACCAACTCAGCGAGTAGGGGGGAAAGTTCTCAGTGGCTTTGAAAAAGTGACTCATGATATTCCGCTTTATAGTTTGAATGACGTATTTAGCAAAGACGAACTCTTTGCCTTTGATCAACGTGTCCAAAAAGCAATTGGTCGCCCTGTTGATTACTGCTGTGAGTTAAAAATTGATGGTTTATCGGTTTCCTTGCGCTATGAAAATGGCGAATTTGTTCGTGGTGCAACAAGAGGAGATGGGACGGTTGGCGAAAATATCACAGAAAATCTAAAAACAGTTCGTTCTGTCCCATTGAAGTTGAAAGATGCTATCAGTATCGAAGTCCGCGGCGAATGTTTTATGCCCAAAAAATCATTTGTGCAATTAAATCAAGCAAGAGAAGCAGAAGGAAAAGATATTTTTGCAAATCCTCGAAATGCAGCTGCAGGATCACTGAGACAACTGGACTCTAAAATTACTGCAAAACGTAATTTGGATACTTTTTTATATACGGTAGCGGATTTTGGACCGATGAAAGCAACAACCCAATATGATGCTTTAGAAGAATTAGAACAGATCGGTTTCCATACGAATCACGAAAAGCGTTTATGTCATTCGATTGATGAAGTTTGGTCATTTATTGAAGAATACCATGAAAAACGAATGGACTTAACCTATGAAATTGATGGAATCGTCATCAAAGTGAATGACTTTTCTTTACAGGACCAATTAGGTTTTACTGTCAAAGCACCTCGTTGGGCAACAGCATATAAATTCCCACCGGAAGAAGTAGAAACGAAGATCGAAGAAATCGAATGGACGGTTGGGCGGACTGGTGTTGTGACACCTACAGCGATTATGACTCCGGTACGAGTGGCTGGCACGACAGTTAGTCGAGCAAGTCTGCATAACGGTGATTACATCAAGTTAAAAGATATAAGGTTAAACGATATTGTTCGTATCTATAAAGCAGGAGATATTATCCCTGAAGTAGCACAAGTCGTGTTGGATCAACGACCTGCTGATAGCGAACCTTATGTTTTACCAACACATTGTCCGATCTGTCATAGTGAATTAGTTCATCTTGATGAAGAGGTTGCTCTTCGTTGTATCAATCCGAAGTGTCCAGCCCAAATCAAAGAAGGATTGAATCATTTTGTTTCACGTAACGCCATGAATATCGATGGCCTAGGACCAAGAGTATTGGCACAGATGTATGATAAACAACTAGTTACAGATGTGGCTGATCTTTACAAGCTAACGGAAGAGGAATTGCTGACGTTAGATAAAATCAAAGAAAAATCAGCCAATAATATATTGACAGCGATCCACGATAGTAAGGATAATTCGGTCGAAAGATTGATATTTGGCTTAGGGATTCGCCACGTCGGCTCCAAGGCAGCGAAGATATTAGCAGAGCATTTTGGCGATCTGGAAACATTAAGTAAAAGTGACTTTGAATCGATCATTGTTTTAGACACGATCGGCGATACGATTGCTGATAGCGTAGTGACTTATTTCAGTAATGAAGAGGTCCATGACTTGATGTCCGAACTAAAACAAGCAGGTGTCAACTTTGAGTATAAAGGGATTCGCTCTTCACAGATCGAAACGATCGACTCGCCTTTTAAAGAAAAAACAGTGGTTTTAACAGGGAAATTGACTCGTTTTACGCGTGAAGAAGCAAAAGAAACCATTGAAAATCTTGGAGGTAAGGTTACTGGCAGTGTGTCTAAGAAAACCGATATCGTGGTTGCAGGTGAAGACGCTGGTAGTAAGCTGACCAAAGCACAAGAACTAGGAATCGACGTATGGTCAGAAGAAAAAATGGCAGAAGCATTAGCTGACAGTCATTTTAATTAA
- the pcrA gene encoding DNA helicase PcrA codes for MSSKSELLNGMNPRQKEAVLHTEGPLLLMAGAGSGKTRVLTHRIAYLIEEKEVNPWNILAITFTNKAAKEMKERVNAILEYGGEDVWVSTFHSMCVRILRRDVDFIGYNRNFTIIDSSEQLSLMKRILKELNIDPKKYDPRSILGTISQAKNNLQNPQEFAKLQGSYYEEIAAKCYVAYQKELQYNQCMDFDDLIMNTIRLFEEHPDSLTYYQNKFHYIHVDEYQDTNHAQYTLVNLLAQRFQNLCVVGDADQSIYGWRGADMQNILDFEKDYPDATVILLEQNYRSTKTILSAANQVIENNSNRKPKNLWTENREGNKITYYRADNERDETRFIVDRMQEQIRENQRNYGDFAILYRTNAQSRVMEETLLKANIPYKMVGGHKFYDRKEIKDILAYLNVIANPQDSISFERIVNSPKRGIGPGSIEKLRSFATIHQWPLLEAAQNVDLTNIGGKAGQQLAVFGDMINDVTQMVPYLTVTELTKEILERSGYLEDLKIQNTLESQARIENLEEFLTVTQEFDKQFEKQNEENADAPEEKLTVFLNDLALVSDIDNLEEETTQVTLMTLHAAKGLEFPVVFLIGLEEGVFPLSRALMEESELEEERRLAYVGITRAEEALYLTNAFSRTLYGRTQYNRPSRFVEEIDQELLEVQGMRPTPKQTSPFTSRTAKPAYKQPVTTVVSSKTATGGESNSWKAGDKVNHKKWGIGTVVRVNGTAKDLELDVAFPSQGVKRLLAAFAPIEKV; via the coding sequence ATGTCATCCAAAAGTGAATTATTGAATGGGATGAATCCTCGACAAAAAGAAGCGGTTCTTCATACCGAGGGACCACTATTATTGATGGCCGGTGCAGGTAGTGGGAAAACGAGGGTCTTGACCCACCGAATTGCTTATTTGATTGAAGAAAAGGAAGTAAATCCGTGGAACATCCTAGCGATTACTTTTACCAATAAAGCCGCTAAAGAGATGAAGGAGCGGGTAAATGCCATTTTAGAATATGGTGGCGAAGATGTTTGGGTATCGACTTTCCATTCCATGTGTGTGCGTATCTTAAGAAGAGATGTCGATTTTATCGGTTACAACCGAAATTTTACTATTATCGATTCTTCTGAACAGTTGTCTTTAATGAAACGTATCTTAAAAGAATTGAATATTGATCCGAAAAAATACGATCCAAGAAGTATACTTGGAACGATTTCGCAAGCAAAAAACAACTTGCAAAACCCTCAGGAGTTTGCCAAGTTGCAAGGAAGCTACTATGAAGAAATTGCAGCTAAGTGTTATGTAGCTTATCAAAAAGAATTACAATATAACCAATGTATGGATTTTGATGACTTGATTATGAATACCATTCGGTTATTTGAAGAGCATCCAGATTCTTTGACTTATTATCAAAATAAATTCCATTACATCCATGTGGATGAATACCAAGACACGAACCATGCACAATATACTTTAGTTAATCTACTCGCCCAAAGATTCCAAAATTTATGTGTTGTGGGGGATGCTGATCAAAGTATTTACGGTTGGCGTGGCGCTGATATGCAAAATATTTTGGATTTTGAAAAAGATTATCCGGATGCCACAGTCATTTTATTAGAGCAAAACTACCGTTCGACTAAAACAATTTTAAGTGCTGCCAACCAAGTGATCGAAAATAATAGCAATCGAAAGCCGAAAAATCTTTGGACAGAAAACCGGGAAGGAAATAAAATCACTTACTACCGTGCAGATAACGAGCGAGATGAAACACGTTTCATCGTGGATCGTATGCAAGAGCAAATTCGTGAAAATCAACGAAATTATGGCGACTTTGCGATTTTGTACCGAACCAATGCTCAGTCTCGTGTGATGGAAGAAACCTTACTAAAAGCGAATATTCCTTATAAAATGGTGGGCGGACATAAGTTCTACGACCGTAAAGAAATTAAGGATATTTTAGCGTATTTGAATGTGATTGCGAATCCTCAAGACTCAATCAGTTTTGAACGGATCGTTAATTCGCCTAAACGCGGGATCGGACCTGGCTCAATCGAGAAATTAAGAAGTTTTGCGACGATCCACCAATGGCCACTCCTTGAAGCGGCGCAAAATGTTGATTTAACTAACATTGGTGGAAAAGCCGGTCAACAATTAGCAGTTTTTGGCGATATGATCAATGACGTCACACAAATGGTTCCCTATCTAACAGTGACCGAACTGACAAAAGAAATCTTAGAACGTAGTGGGTATCTAGAAGACTTAAAAATTCAAAATACTTTAGAATCACAAGCAAGAATCGAAAACTTGGAAGAATTTTTAACCGTTACTCAAGAATTTGATAAACAATTTGAAAAACAAAATGAAGAAAATGCGGATGCACCAGAAGAAAAATTAACTGTATTTTTAAATGACTTGGCCTTAGTTTCTGACATCGATAATTTAGAAGAAGAAACTACCCAAGTGACATTGATGACTTTGCATGCCGCAAAAGGTCTTGAATTTCCAGTCGTCTTTCTGATTGGGTTGGAAGAAGGGGTTTTCCCATTGTCACGAGCCTTGATGGAAGAAAGCGAATTGGAAGAAGAACGAAGACTTGCTTATGTCGGGATCACGAGAGCAGAAGAAGCACTCTACCTGACCAATGCTTTTTCCCGTACCTTATATGGCAGGACGCAATATAATCGACCTTCTCGCTTTGTAGAAGAAATCGATCAAGAATTATTAGAAGTCCAAGGCATGCGGCCAACGCCAAAACAAACGAGTCCTTTTACGAGCAGAACAGCTAAACCAGCCTACAAACAACCAGTAACAACTGTTGTTTCTTCAAAAACAGCAACTGGTGGAGAAAGCAATAGCTGGAAAGCAGGCGATAAAGTCAACCATAAAAAATGGGGGATCGGAACAGTGGTAAGGGTAAATGGTACTGCCAAAGATTTAGAATTGGACGTGGCATTTCCTAGTCAAGGTGTGAAACGGTTGTTAGCAGCATTTGCGCCAATTGAAAAAGTTTAA
- the gatA gene encoding Asp-tRNA(Asn)/Glu-tRNA(Gln) amidotransferase subunit GatA, which translates to MTKLYDLSLEELHALLVSKEITAQDLTRATFERIKETEPEIEAFITLNEEKALAQAKALDEKGIDENNVLAGIPIGIKDNIVIKDLLTTAASKILYNFDPIYDATVMDKVYQADMIPVGKLNMDEFAMGGSTETSYFKKTKNAWDHSKVPGGSSGGSAAAVAAGQIPVSLGSDTGGSIRQPASFNGIVGMKPTYGRVSRFGLIAFASSLDQIGPMTRNVKDNALALTAISGYDEKDGTSSGVSVPNFAEGLTGDIKGMKIALPKEYLGEGVAPGVKENILKAAETFRSLGATVEEVSLPHSKYGVAVYYIIASSEASSNLQRFDGIRFGYRSENVKNLEDVYVNSRTEGFGEEVKRRIMLGTFSLSAGYYDAYFKKAGQVRTLIKRDFEKVFADYDLIIGPSSPTVAFGIGENINDPITMYMSDILTIPVNLAGLPGMSVPAGLSEDMPVGLQIIGNYFDEKTMYQAAYAFEQATQFHNQKPAILGGKGE; encoded by the coding sequence ATGACAAAACTATATGATCTTTCTTTAGAAGAATTGCACGCATTACTGGTTTCTAAAGAAATCACTGCACAAGATTTAACAAGAGCAACCTTTGAGCGAATCAAAGAAACTGAGCCAGAGATTGAAGCTTTTATTACATTGAATGAAGAAAAAGCTCTGGCACAAGCCAAAGCGTTAGATGAAAAAGGAATTGACGAAAATAATGTCTTAGCTGGGATTCCAATTGGGATCAAAGACAATATCGTTATCAAAGATCTGTTGACGACTGCCGCTTCCAAAATTCTTTATAATTTTGATCCTATCTATGATGCTACTGTCATGGACAAAGTGTATCAAGCAGATATGATTCCAGTTGGTAAATTGAACATGGATGAGTTTGCGATGGGAGGAAGTACAGAAACTTCTTACTTTAAGAAAACAAAAAATGCTTGGGACCATTCGAAAGTTCCTGGTGGTTCTTCTGGTGGTTCGGCTGCTGCAGTCGCTGCTGGACAAATCCCAGTTTCCTTAGGTAGTGATACAGGCGGAAGTATTCGCCAACCAGCTTCATTTAATGGAATCGTGGGAATGAAACCTACCTACGGACGTGTGTCACGTTTTGGTTTGATCGCCTTTGCCTCATCACTAGATCAAATCGGGCCAATGACTCGCAACGTGAAAGATAATGCATTAGCTTTAACAGCAATCAGTGGCTATGATGAAAAAGATGGCACATCTTCTGGTGTTTCTGTTCCTAATTTTGCCGAAGGATTAACTGGCGACATCAAGGGGATGAAGATTGCTTTACCAAAAGAATATCTTGGCGAAGGAGTCGCTCCTGGCGTAAAAGAAAACATTTTGAAAGCGGCAGAAACTTTCCGTTCATTAGGCGCAACTGTAGAAGAAGTAAGTTTGCCACATTCAAAATATGGGGTAGCAGTCTACTATATCATTGCCTCATCAGAAGCAAGTTCCAACTTACAACGTTTTGATGGTATCCGTTTCGGTTACCGTTCAGAAAATGTGAAGAACTTAGAAGATGTATATGTGAATTCACGTACTGAAGGTTTTGGTGAAGAAGTCAAACGTCGGATCATGTTGGGAACATTCTCATTAAGTGCTGGATATTATGATGCTTACTTTAAAAAAGCGGGTCAAGTTCGAACATTGATCAAACGTGATTTTGAAAAAGTCTTTGCAGACTACGATCTGATCATCGGCCCATCTTCTCCAACAGTGGCATTTGGTATCGGTGAAAACATCAATGATCCAATCACGATGTACATGAGTGACATCTTAACAATTCCTGTTAACTTAGCTGGTTTACCAGGAATGTCAGTTCCTGCGGGATTATCTGAGGATATGCCGGTTGGTTTACAAATCATTGGTAATTATTTTGATGAAAAAACAATGTACCAAGCAGCCTATGCTTTTGAACAAGCAACACAATTCCATAATCAAAAACCAGCAATTTTAGGAGGGAAAGGCGAATGA